The sequence CCCTCGCGTTCCAGGGTTCGCCCACACAGAATCCATCCATCTTGCCCACCTTCATGTTCGCCACCATTTGCGGCGGCGGCACCGTGATCAACGAAATGTCCGCACCACCGCCCATCGCATCCCCAGGATGAATGCCGCCCGCCGCCAGATAATATCGCATCCACATCGCATGCGTGCCCGGTGGGAAGGTCATGGCGAAAGTCATCGGCGTGCCCCGTGTTTTGGCTTCATCCACAAACGGCTTCAACGCCTTGGGATCATCTGCCACCTTGCCCATCAGCTCCTTCTTCAGCGTGATGGACTGGCCATTGCGGTTCAACAACCAGGGAATGATCATTGGTTTTTTCGGAGCACCTCCCAATCCCATCGTCGACGCAATCGGCATGCCGATCAACATGTGGGTCGCCTGCAGGTCCCCATTGGAGAGCGAATCACGAATCGCCGCCCAACTTGCGCCCTTGCTCACAGTGGACTGAATGCCGTATTTTTTAAACAAACCCTTCTCATGGGCGATCACGATGCTTGAGCAATCCGTCAGCGCGATCATGCCGAAATTCATGCTGGTGGTTTCCGGTGAGTCATCCGCATAAGCGCCTCCCACCCAGCCTTTCGGCAGCCCCGCCAGCAAAGTGCCGGCACCAATGGTCTTCGCCGTCTGGCGAATCATTTCACGTCGCGTAATGGATAACTTGTTCATGATCAGGTGGTTTGTAGTTTGCGTTTTTTTACAACTGGTTTGGTGGTCGCAGCCATGTCATCAATGGCGGCGTGGTAAAGGTCAGGGCGGTAACATTTCTTAACTTCGATGGCAGCCAACTCGCGCATGCCCGGCGGAATCAGCCCATGGGCCAAAAATTCATTCAACAACCACGCGCCCTTGCTATGTGTCGGCTGGTTCGCGCCATCCCGATGGAAAATATAAAAGGACTCCACGTCTTCTCTGGGCTTCACACCGTTATCAAATGGCCCCACCAACGCGGCCCTCAATATCTCGCGGCTGGCGCGCAGATAACCACTGCTCAAAATGATCTCTACGACCTGTTCGCGATTGCTGATCTTGTCGCAGAACACGCAGGATTCATAAAGCGCACGCAGCACCCCATCATGCTCAACCTTTCGCTCATCGGCAAAAGTCTCCGTAGTAACCAGCACCTTGTCGGGGTGACCAGGCATCAAGTCCTCACTAATGACCGGGCACCAACCCACACCCCGCGACACGGCGAGCGAATTCCACGGATCACTTACACAGAATCCATCAATCAGTCCGGCACTCAACGCCCCCACCATCTGTGTCGGCGGCAATACCACCAGACGCACATCCTTGTTAGGATCAATGCCGCCACTCATCAACCAGCGTCGCATCAGAAAGTTATGCGAAGACGTCTGCGCCACAATGCCAAGTGTGAACAAACGCTGCGGAGTGCTGCGGATCAACTTGGCAAACGAAGCCGCATCTCTGACGCCGCGACGCCACATGTCCATGCTCAGCGTGATGGCATTGCCATTCAAACTAAACACAAACGGGACGATCGCCGGACAACTGATCCCGTTTTGCTGCAACCGCAGCGGCAACCCCAGTCCTACGATCGAATGCGCCGCATCAAGCTGGCCATACAAGATCTTCTCACGCACCGTGGCCCAGCCTATTTCCAGACTCAGCTCCACCTCCACCCCCTGCTTCACAAACAATCCCAATGCATCCGCCACCAACAACGGCGCACAGTCCGTCAGCGCAATAAACCCGATGCGCACCGGCTTGTGCCGGCTGGCAGTCATTGGCTTGCGAAGCGTTGGTTTGCTCACTTTCATGCCCGCCATTCATCGCATTTACGTGACCATGCGCCTCCGCTGAATGATTAATAAAACCGCTTTGTTTTGCTGAATTCGATGAATATAATTCATACATGGATCACCTCCTCGACTCTCGCCAGCTGCGCGCCTTCACCGTTTTGGCCCGCGAAGGCAGTTTCACCCAAGCCGGGCGAGTTCTGCATCTCACCCAGTCCGCCATCAGTCATGCCATCAAAAGCCTGGAAGCCGAACTCGGCTGCCAGCTCTTCCATCGTCTCGGTCGACGCGCCCTTCCCACCCCCCACGGACGCGAACTGCTGCGCCACGCCGAGATGATCCAAAAACAAATGGGGCAGGCACGCATCAGTCTTGGCGCGCTCGACAAAAATCCGCGCGGCCACCTGCGCATCGGCTGCACCCCTTCCGCCTCGCAGTTCATTCTGCCCACCGTGCTGCGCGAATTCAAAGACTCCTTCCCATTATATAGTATCACCGTGGTTCCTGGCGAAACCCCCGACATCCTCACGGCTCTCGAAGCCGGCGGAGTCGATGTCGCCATCACGCTGAAACCCGTCGACACCACCCGCCTTAATGTCCGCCCGCTCTTTCAAGACGAACTCATGTTCCTCGTCAGCCCGCTCCACCCATGGGCCACGCAGCCTCCCAAGCAGGCCGACTTCGCCCAGCAAACCTTCATCCTTCTCAGCCGCAACAGCCTCACTTTTCAGTTGGTGAGCGACTACTTCATGAAGCTCAACATCAAACCCAAGTCGATCATCGAACTCGGCAATCCCGGCGGCATCACCGAGCTCGTCAAGGTCGGCGTCGGTGTCGCCATCGGTGCTCCATGGACCAATCGCGCCGAACTCGCTTCCGGCGAACTGGTCGCTGTGCCGTTGCTTCGCAGCCGCATCAAACGTCAATGGATCGCCACCTGCCTCAAGGACAAACCCATCACCCTCGTTGAACAGACCCTCATCGGCCTCTGCGAAGACGTCAGCATCAGTCTTGGGGCGGCGTGACTTCGACTTCGACCCCGGTCCCAACCCCAACTCCGTCTCCGTCTCCAACCCCGGCAGCCTCGGGAAGATAATTTCCTTCCACGCGCTCATCCTTGGTCACCTCATAGCCCGTCTCCGTCTTCACCAGAATCAGCTTGCGCCGCTCATACACTTTTTTGTAGGCCCAACCCGCCTGAATCTCCCAACTGGCCGATCCATTGATGCGCATGTCCGCCAGTTGAATCGTCACCGGCGCAAGCCCGCTGCGTGGATCAACCGTGCTGCGATCTGGATCATTCATCATCGTCAGCACCTCGCCACTGACAAAATTCAATTTTAGATCCGCCATTCGCCCCACAAAATTCATCTTCGTGCTGCTCAGGTGCGGACCCTTCACCACCGTGTAAACCTTCGGCACCCCGGGTGCCACATCCGGCAATGTCTTCAACAAGTGCCGCACCACCGCCTCACCTTCAGGACCTTCATAATCCTTCAAGGATAACTGATTGAACTCACGAGATTCACAAGCCGCCAGAGAAACAGCGGCCAGCACGATAAAATAACGGCGAAACATGCCAGCCATGTAGCACAGCCTCACCGTTTGCCAACGCGCCATCCCCACAGAACGCAAGAAAAGCATCGGCACACCCGGCTGCTTGCCAATCCGCCGGATTGTGCAAATATCCTTCGAAGTCCCGCAACTTTCCGCCCACCCGCGAGTTCATCACCATTGTCATGGACCCTTTCCCCAAAGACGATCCCCTCCACCAGCTCCTGGGCAAAACCCGGGCAGTGGAACCTCGCCCCAATTTTACCCAGAATGTAATGCGCACCGTGCGCAACACCCCCCAAGATCGTGGCTGGCGGGTCTCTTTGATGGCTCGACTGGAAAATTTCCCACGTCTCAAACTGGCTGCCACCACCGGAGCCATGGCCATTGCAGCCGCCGTCGCCCTCGCGCTGCTGGTTACCAATAACAGCCAGGAATCATCCACCAGTTCCCCGGGCATCATCATCGCCTCTGCTTCCGCTGAATCGGCCACCCTTCCGGTCGATTTGGTCGAAACAAGCACCCCGGACGAGTCCATCGTCGCCTCTGAACTTGACAGCATGGACCAACTCAGCGACCTGCTTGCCTCACAAGACACCACCAGCCTCACCGATGGCGAAATCGCCATGTTGCTTTATTAAATGCAAAAAATGTCATAAGCCTCGGCAAAAACGAGGCGCAAAACCTTGACATTTTACCTTAAAACCAGATAAATACGCAGCTTCGTGCCGTTTTTTCTACGGCAACGTCGAGTGTTTCTGGTTTTCGTCATGGATCGATTCACTATTTTAGTCCATGGCGTCCTTCCCTTGTTACCGTTAAAAATCAGATGAACCTCTACGTCAGTAATCTCTCTTACAACCTGACCGACACCGAATTGCGCGAAGCCTTCGAACGCTACGGTCTTGTGTCCCACGCCCGGATCATTCTTGATCGTGAAACCGGCCGCTCGCGTGGGTTTGCTTTTGTCGAAATGCCCAATGACGATGAAGCTCGTGCAGCCATCAACGGCTTGAATAACATCGATCTTGGCGAACGCCCTCTTAAAGTGGTTGAAGCCCGTCCACGCGAAGAGCGTCCCTACACTCCACGCCCAGCAGGCGGTGGTGGTCCTGGCGGCGGCGGTGGTGGTGGTTATAAAAGTGGCGGCGGCGGTGGCGGTGGCGGCTACAAAGGCGGCGGCGGTGGCGGTGGCGGCGGCTACAAAGGTGGTGGCGGCGGCGGTGGCTACAAAGGTGGCGGCGGCGGTGGTCGTGGCGACAAGCAGTCCTGGGATCGCGGCAAGCGCGACGGCGGCTTCGAAGGCGGCGGCGACTGGGATTGATTTCAATCTCGTCCGTTCCCCTAACGCGGCATCCAAATAATTTTTCAATCATGCGCGGGCGGCAACGCTCGCGCATTTTTTTGTTCGCTTCCGCTGCACTTCAATGGGAAGCGGACAAACAGCCTGCGGTTGCCGCTATTCACTCAAACAATAGAGATATTGATGCCCGCGGAGGAACAATTGATTCCCCACTGCGGCTGGAGATGCATCAAACCGGTCATCCAGCTTGTTGCTCGCCAGAACTTCCAACGTATCGTCTGGTTTGATCACCACCACCTCTCCACCGCGCCCGGTCAGATAAAGCCGACCAGCGGCCGCCACCGGAGAAGCATACACCCCCGTCAGACCCGGAACCCGTTCTGCGTCAATCTTCACCGCCCCGGTCTTCACGTCCAGTGAGGACAACATCCCGGTGTTGCCAGAGAAGAAATACAGCCGGTCCTCATACAAAACTGGCGAAGGCACATACGGCGTCCGCGCATCGTGCGACCACAAAACCGAATCCGTGCCGGTCAAATCTCCCTTGCCTCCGAGCTTGATCGCCAGCAGTGCATTTCCACGAAAACCACTCGCCGCATACAACACTCCGTCCTTCACCACCGGCGTGGGAATCACATTCAATGTCATGCCACCACACTCCCAAATCACATCGCCCGTTTCTACATCATAACTGCGAATCTTGTTGGTCGCGCTCACCACCGCCTGCCATTTGCCCTCATGCTGCACCGCCAGCGGTGTCGACCAGCTGGTGGGTTCGTCACGCTCCTTTCTCCAACGTTCCTTGCCCGTCACCTTGTCCAGCGCCACCACAAAATCCGCTCCCTCATGATCCCAAT comes from Phragmitibacter flavus and encodes:
- a CDS encoding CmpA/NrtA family ABC transporter substrate-binding protein, whose product is MNKLSITRREMIRQTAKTIGAGTLLAGLPKGWVGGAYADDSPETTSMNFGMIALTDCSSIVIAHEKGLFKKYGIQSTVSKGASWAAIRDSLSNGDLQATHMLIGMPIASTMGLGGAPKKPMIIPWLLNRNGQSITLKKELMGKVADDPKALKPFVDEAKTRGTPMTFAMTFPPGTHAMWMRYYLAAGGIHPGDAMGGGADISLITVPPPQMVANMKVGKMDGFCVGEPWNARAIVDDIGFTSINTQGIWKDHPEKVCAFTEEFAAKNPKTVKAVLKALHEASVWLDDLGNREEQANLVSAATYINCPPEVILNRLVGKYDMGDGRRFRDPNYMIFSQRNCNYPQAKYATWWLTQLRRWGFVEGEPDYAGVAKQVMRSDIYEEAMKEIGYTHGGANEDAETLFDGVSFDPKGDLEAYAASFAVKSLKS
- a CDS encoding CmpA/NrtA family ABC transporter substrate-binding protein; protein product: MTASRHKPVRIGFIALTDCAPLLVADALGLFVKQGVEVELSLEIGWATVREKILYGQLDAAHSIVGLGLPLRLQQNGISCPAIVPFVFSLNGNAITLSMDMWRRGVRDAASFAKLIRSTPQRLFTLGIVAQTSSHNFLMRRWLMSGGIDPNKDVRLVVLPPTQMVGALSAGLIDGFCVSDPWNSLAVSRGVGWCPVISEDLMPGHPDKVLVTTETFADERKVEHDGVLRALYESCVFCDKISNREQVVEIILSSGYLRASREILRAALVGPFDNGVKPREDVESFYIFHRDGANQPTHSKGAWLLNEFLAHGLIPPGMRELAAIEVKKCYRPDLYHAAIDDMAATTKPVVKKRKLQTT
- a CDS encoding LysR family transcriptional regulator gives rise to the protein MDHLLDSRQLRAFTVLAREGSFTQAGRVLHLTQSAISHAIKSLEAELGCQLFHRLGRRALPTPHGRELLRHAEMIQKQMGQARISLGALDKNPRGHLRIGCTPSASQFILPTVLREFKDSFPLYSITVVPGETPDILTALEAGGVDVAITLKPVDTTRLNVRPLFQDELMFLVSPLHPWATQPPKQADFAQQTFILLSRNSLTFQLVSDYFMKLNIKPKSIIELGNPGGITELVKVGVGVAIGAPWTNRAELASGELVAVPLLRSRIKRQWIATCLKDKPITLVEQTLIGLCEDVSISLGAA
- a CDS encoding RNA recognition motif domain-containing protein produces the protein MNLYVSNLSYNLTDTELREAFERYGLVSHARIILDRETGRSRGFAFVEMPNDDEARAAINGLNNIDLGERPLKVVEARPREERPYTPRPAGGGGPGGGGGGGYKSGGGGGGGGYKGGGGGGGGGYKGGGGGGGYKGGGGGGRGDKQSWDRGKRDGGFEGGGDWD
- a CDS encoding PQQ-binding-like beta-propeller repeat protein, whose amino-acid sequence is MADETETWPQWRGPSADGVSADGRPPLEWSESNNVQWKVKIPGNGSSTPIIWGNQVFITTAVSTAKAGDKASTPQAVEIEAPAPATPVDGERRRRRPGGGGGMRGEAPDHPYEFVLMCLDRKTGGVIWQKVVTQEKPHEGHHHDHGFASHSPITDGERVYAYFGSRGLHCFDMDGALLWSKQLGQMQTRNSFGEGSSPALVGKVLVINWDHEGADFVVALDKVTGKERWRKERDEPTSWSTPLAVQHEGKWQAVVSATNKIRSYDVETGDVIWECGGMTLNVIPTPVVKDGVLYAASGFRGNALLAIKLGGKGDLTGTDSVLWSHDARTPYVPSPVLYEDRLYFFSGNTGMLSSLDVKTGAVKIDAERVPGLTGVYASPVAAAGRLYLTGRGGEVVVIKPDDTLEVLASNKLDDRFDASPAAVGNQLFLRGHQYLYCLSE